The Nitrospirota bacterium nucleotide sequence AACTACCTGAGACTTTTGAGGCTTCCCTCCGAGATAAAAGGGCTTATAAATGACGGCAGGCTCAGCATGGGCCATGCAAAGGCCATTGTGTCGCTGCCAACAAAAAAGGCGCAGATGGATGCTTCACGGGTGGTAGTAAAGAAGGGGCTCAGCGTGAGGGAGACAGAGGCCCTGTGCAAGCGTCTCCTGGAGACCCCCTCGGGTCAGGTTAAAAAGCAGAAGGCAAAAGACCCTGATATTGCAGCCCTTGAAGATCGCCTTAAACGCTCGATGGGGACGAAGGTCAGTATAAAACACCGGGGCAAGGCAGGTAAGATAGAGATAGAGTACTACAGCCTTGATGAGCTTGACAGGCTCCTTGAAATCCTGAGAGCTTAGTTCGTTAAGATATATCCGCAGATTACACAGATTACACAGATTTTCGCAGATTATAAAACAAAACAATCAAGATAACCTTTACATGTCTATTTCTTCACCCATTTATTCTTTAAGGAAATGAAACAGAAGTTTCCTGGCTTTTATCTGAAAATCTGCGAAAATCTGAGCAATCTGCGGATAAGCCGAGATTCAGAATTTATCTCATCATTTTCCCCTTTCTGTTTATGGTATTATTACTTTGAGAAAGGCCTGATTATGCCCTAATGCACTACAGGGGAATGTCTGTTAGCTTCTTATAGAGTACCCTTATAGATAAGCAAAGAGCAGAATTTCTTCTATACTATAGATGATTAAGAAAGGAGGAGTGCTATGGGAAGCATTAGCGATGAACTTGAAGATAAAATTAAGTCTTTGCCGGACATTGAAAAGATTGAGCTGGTAGATTCTATATTGATGCAGCTTGACAAGCCTGACCCTGAAATCGACCGTATTTGGGCAGATGAGGCGCGTAAACGCTGGCAGGCATACAAAACGGACAAATTAGAGGCGGTGCCTTATGAACAGATAATGGACAAGTATCACAGCAGGTGAATATCCGCCAATCCTTTACCTTTATAAGAACTTTTCTAACAGCAAATCCCCGTTCATCCCCTCGTTACGGTTTGA carries:
- a CDS encoding addiction module protein, translating into MGSISDELEDKIKSLPDIEKIELVDSILMQLDKPDPEIDRIWADEARKRWQAYKTDKLEAVPYEQIMDKYHSR